In the genome of Cynocephalus volans isolate mCynVol1 chromosome 10, mCynVol1.pri, whole genome shotgun sequence, the window CAACTATGCCCATTCTCATGTGGAAGCAAGCCCCCAAGCCCAGAACATGGAGTATTCTACCAGACCCCAGCCTAGAGTCTGCCAAGGGTTAGTGTCAAGGCGGCCAGCAGCTCTTGAGGGAGCCCCTACAGCCCCAGGGCTTGGGCGTCTCTCCTGCCACAGCCAAGGCACTGCTGCTTCTCTAGGCAGGAGTCAGCCGAGAGCCGGGAGGTGCTGCCAACTCCTCCCTGCAAGGGCTGCAGAGGCCCTAGAAGGACACCCCTGCTGCCACGCAGACCTCCAGGGGAGGCCCATGCCCCTTGGCCCAGATGAGCCAGAGACCTGCGGGCTGCGGGCCTGAGGCCAGCAGGGAGCCTTCCCTGGGGCTTACCCTCCCAGAGGATTGACCCGGAGTCCGTCGTCAGTAATTCCCCCTTTACCTTGACCAAGAGCCCATGAAGGGCAGACACTGGGACAGAAGACAAACTGGGTGTCACTCCTGGTGCCGCCATCCCCCAGCTCTGAGCAGGTGACTCTGCCCCTCGGAGCCTGGTGCTGTGCGCCTCCATCACAGTCACTGTCCCCTCCCGGAGTCTTGCTCTTACCTCCCCCTCCTCCTATAGATCGTTCTTGATGTTGGCTGCGGCTCTGGGATCCTGTCATTTTTCGCTGCCCAAGCTGGAGCAAGGAAGATCTATGCGGTGGAGGCCAGCACCATGGCCCAGCACGCTGAGGTCAGCATCCTACTGGTGCCCAGCCCCATCCTTGTCCTTCAGCTCTGTGCCTCCCCAGCCTGGGGAAGCCCCCAGGGCCAGGGGAGCCTAATGTTGTCACCTCTGTGCTTTGTTCTCTCCATTATCCCCCAAACCAAAACCATGTGGTTGTGGGAGGGAAGGTCTTGCTGGACCTGAGGTGGTGGCCTCAGGTGGTGTCCCCTGCAAGACTGGTGGGTCACCCACAATGTCATCGGCCATTGGGGACCTTCAGAGACTGGACAGCCTTGTGCTTCAGGCGCTGGGCTGTGAGGTCACAGACCAGGGTGGAATCTCTGGGGTGCACACCCAGCCAACCTCTCCGAGCCCCACTTCCCACATTAGTAAAAGACAGATGACAACagcttttcatttttgtgtgttgatgttgtcattttcctttaaaaaaatactttttttccttttttctgttttccttttttttttttacactgaaaCCATTCACAAAATTCAAAACGTAAGAGCTGCCCAAGGGTAGATAGTGAAAACTCTTCCCTCCCCCGCCCTGGCTTCCAGCCACCTGGCCCCTCACCGGAGGGAGAGGCACAGACACCAATCCTTCCAACACCGCTCTGTGCGCGTGTGAGCGAGCGTGTGTTTCTCCTCTTGCCACTGgtattttttttgatggctagctggtatggggatcccaactctcaaccttggtgttatcggcaccgcactctgccaagtgagctaaccggccagccctcactGTTGTTTTGCAGCTGCAAAGCATCCGTTTGCCTGGACTGACCCTTGTCCATTTAGTTGTGTTTAGTCTGTTCTGTTCCCAACCTTTGCATGACAAACATCGCTGTTTTGAGCCCTCTTAACTACACGTCCCCTCTCCCGTGCGTGATGGTATCTTTAGGACACGTTCCTAGCTCTGGAATCGCTGGGTTTGGTGGGGGGTTGCTCCAATTGTAGCTTTGATGGCTATTGCAAAGTCCACTTGTCCCCATCTCTACTGCCATCAGAGTTGTCCTCGCAGGGTGGAGGCAAGGACCTGGGGAGATGTGGCGGGGCTGTAGTGAGCTGCTAGTGGGCCACAGCTAATCCCACCATGGCTAGTGTGCCTATGGAGGTGGGTATGGGTGGAGGCCCTCCCTTGGGAGGAGGGGTCTGGTGGGGGCCCCGTGGCAGGCAGGTGCAGGGAACTCCTGTGACCCCTCCGGCCTGACCGCCCGCAGGTCTTAGTGAAGAGTAACAACCTGACCGACCGCATCGTTGTCATCCCCGGCAAGGTGGAGGAAGTCTCGCTGCCCGAGCAGGTGGACATCATCATTTCAGAGCCCATGGGCTACATGCTCTTCAATGAGCGCATGCTCGAGAGCTACCTCCATGCCAAGAAGTACCTGAAGCCCAGCGGTGAGTGTCCCTGCCGGTGCACTGTTGTGTGGCcacctgctggcctgggggtctcCAGTTGGAGACCCAGGCTGTGCCTACCAGGTCAAGCCATGCAGGCCCCTCGATGGTTCAGCTTCCTGCTCATCTGTGTCACTGGCCAGGGGTGCAGGGGCATCTGGGCCTTTCCCCCATCCCAACCCTAACTCTGCCCCAGCTTGCTGTAGCTTCAGGAGCCCCAGGCCCCAAATAAGGCCAGTAGTGAGCTACCTGCCCAGCCAGGGTCTGGAGGGGCTCCCCTCAGGCCCCCAGAGAGCCTGGTGCTAGGGGACAGGTGCACATACTGTAACTGGGTGCTGTGGTAGGTGGTTTCCGCAAGTGGCTCACCTGTTACCTTCAGTCCTAGGGCTTTCAGCCTTACCCTCATTCTGGGCAGGTGTTTGACAGGCCCTGCCCTCCCCAGATTCTGGGAGATGAGGTGGGCAGGCATGTGTAATGCGGGTGTATAGGAGTGAGTCGGGGGAGGCAGCTGTCTGGCGAGCCCATCTGTTACCTCTTGTTCATGCCTCTGAGTCACTAGGTAACTGCATATATCTGCCCGTCTGTTGCTGGGGTCTATGCATGGCCCTGAACGTctgtgggtgtgtctgtgtctctgctcAGTTCTGGCGTGTGCCTGTCTGAGTACCTCCGGATAGGCAAGGGGTTGGGCCCGTGCATGCGTGGGGCACAGGAGGGCCATCTGGGCTGGCAGGCACGGGGCAGAGCATGGGAGGCAGGCTGGTGGGGCCCTGCAGGTACCCACTGGGTCCTCCTGTTCTCCCTGGATCTCCAGGGACCTGCCTTGGGAGGTGGATGCCATTTCCCACGGCCGTGTCTTGCAacctgggtgtgggtgtgggatGTGAGGCTGCCCTGGGAGCAGTCCTAGCCCTGCTCACCTTCCATTCTGCCCTGCTGGTGGGCCAAGCCTGCTGGGGtgagttggggtggggtggggagcagtaGAGTGAGCTCCTCCTGAAGGTACATGAGGCCGAACAAATCTAGCTCTGATGGGCAGCTGCACACCCCTCCCCTGGTCCAGACGCCTGCTCCATGAGGCTGGAGTCAGCCTGTAAGAGTGGGGCTTCCATTTATCTCAGAAACTCTCCCCCCTGCCATATATCCCCTGGCTAGCAGGAGTTGGAGGTGCCCTCCAGACTGGGGGACACTCACAGGTGCACCCAGGTCTTCCAGGGCAGGGGGTCCAGCCCGTGGCCTCTGATCTAGAGCTCAgcatctccctcccccaccccagtggcCACAGCCTCTGGCATACAATGGGGGCAGGGAGGCTCACATTTGAAGGCCAGGTGCTCCCCAAGGGAAGGCAGGGCCTCTGGAGTCTCTGCTCACCCTGCCACTGGCCCATCTCTCTGTCCACTGGGTCACAGATGGAGGACActgcccttcctccccttccAGGCCAAGCCACCCCCCTGCCAGCCTGGCATCTGTGCCAGAGCCTAGGCAGCCCCTGTTATGGGGATTCAGCTTATTTCCACCCAGCTTGTGGCCTTGAGAGACCCCAGTGATGGCACAGCCTGGGCCCACCCTTGCTCTGTCCAGAGCCACTGTGTTCGCTTTCCTCAGCTGCGTGTGTGTGGACAACAGTGCCTGAGAGGCACTGCTTGCTTGCTTGTAAGGCTCTGGCAGGTGCCTTTCTGCCTGCCAGCCCCAGTAATGGGACATAAGGACAGGCCCACCTGCCTCCCCAGATCTGTCTGGGTTCAGTGAGATGGTGCAGGTCAAGTGCTCATATGGCCACCGACAGAGTAGGCGCTTAGCACCTCCACGTCGCatgaatgtgtgaatgaatgaatgagaggcTGAGAAAGCTTGGGGTTGGGGGTCTTGGGGCCCTTCAGAAGCTCACCAGGCCCTGCAGGATGTGCCACCCTGACACCAgcacccctccctgcccccactcccagGAAACATGTTCCCCACCATTGGTGACGTCCATCTCGCACCCTTCACGGATGAACAGCTCTACATGGAGCAGTTCACCAAGGCCAACTTTTGGTGAGTGTGCTCTGGGTGTCCTGCCCGGGCCCCATGGCCTGCCTTCTTGGGGATGGTCCCCAGACCCCAGGTGGCCCCACCTCTACTCATCTTATCCTCAGTAGGACCTGAAAGACTTGGGCTGGCCAAGGGCCAGCTGGGAGAGAAGGCAGAGCTAGCTTACCCACCTCTCCTGCTGCTGGTGACCTTGCCATTGGGGGTGGGGGCTTTCCACAGGTACCAGCCATCCTTCCATGGAGTGGACCTGTCGGCTCTCCGAGGTGCCGCAGTGGACGAATATTTCCGGCAGCCTGTGGTGGTGAGTAGAATACTCAGGGCACTGTAGTAGGTATCTCTGGGCATGGCTGTCTTCTGGGGTGGCGGGAGGTGGGATACTTCATTGTCAGTTCTTACCCAAACTGTGCAGCTCTAAGGAAGCCAGCACCCTTGTTTGAGcctttatttccatcttttttttttttttttttggtctttttttttttcatgaccggcactcagccagtgagtgcaccggccattcccacataggatccgaacccgcggcgggagcatcgccacgctcccagcgccacactctcccgagtgctccacagGCTCAGCCCTTCATTTCCATCCTGCACAGCATTCTCTCACTTAGCACACAGCCAGCATGCAGTACATGCCAAATTTTATAAGATGAATTGATCCTTGGTGAGctgatttattgattgattttagtGAATGAGACTTTTTAATTGATATATAGATCCATGGTTGAAAAATCAAAtgaatatgaaagagaaaagccCCGCCCCCCATCCCCAGCTTCACCATTACGCTCCTGTAGGCAAACAGTATTTTTCCAGAGGCTTTACacttatatgtgcatatacaaatacatgtgtTTAGCCTTTTTTTCTGACAAAATAGAGCATAATCCACATACTGGTCTGTCTTAATTtctctgtggtcagagaacatacactgtatgatttcagtcctttGAAATTTGCTGAAACTAGCTTTAAGTCCAGTATTTGGTCTCTTTTGATTAGTACtctgcatttgaaaaaaaaacatactAATCACTTGCTGAATGCAGTGTTATACTAATGTCAGTTAGGTCACATTTGTTAATCATGTTGgtcaaatctctctttctctactgtttttttgATCTGCTTCTCCTGTTACTGATTGTGGacttgtttctttttccatttcattatgatagtttttgctttatatattttgacatTGTATTATTAGCCATATACAggtttagaattattatatcttcCTGTTGGATTGATTCTATTGTCATCAtgaagtgtctgtttttatctcTAGTGGTATTTCAtgccttaaagtctattttttttttctgatagatCATCTATATTGGCTTTCTTTGGGTTAATCTttatacagcatatatttttctatcctaCATTCAACCTGCTTGTGTCCTTATTACTTAGTTTTTTTCATATAAGCAGCATATaatggggttttgttttttaaaaccagattttatcttttaattagaatatttagaccatttatatttaatgtaactactgatctatatgtgtgtgtatatctatcatcttactatttttctatttatcctgacttgtttttacattttcttgccttcttttgttttaataaggtttattttattatttcccccCCTCTTGATGTTTTGCACTACTTTGGGAGACTCTTGGAGAGTACCTCTTCAAACACTACCTCTGCcccattctctttcttcttctgggaCTCTGATTATGGGTACAGTAGACCTTTTCACCATGTCTCAGAAGATTCTTACaactcttttctccattttccatccatttctctctcataacttcattttcatattttctgctgATCCATCTTCCTGTTCCAGGCTTTCTTCACCCTCTCTAATCTGCTTTTCTAAATCTTAATTTAATTCGTACTGTAATTGAATTGAAATTCTTATTGTAATTTTTCAGTTGTAGAAtttcattttggttatttcttgTAATCCCAGTTCTCTGTGAAAGTAGAATTTCattttggttatattttataAACCCTGTTCTCTGTAAAAATCTCCATTTTTTCCTGAACATATTAGTTATAAGTCTCTGATTATTTCAGTATCTGGAAAAATGGTAGGTGTATTTGTTTATACTCTTCATTTTGGGTTCTGGTCCTTCGATTCCATCCGTTGGTATGCCTGATCATTGAAGGCCAGAATGAAAAATTATAGAGCCTCTGGATGATGTTTTTCATGCTGAAGATTTGCTTTTCTTTAGGCAGTTAGCCATATGGACAGATCACATTGGTCCTGTCGGGCATTTAAGATATTTGGACGCTGCTTTTCAGACTCAGCTTGGCAGGCCTATTTCTTGGCTTTCCTGTtgggcagcagttctcaaacattttggtctcaggacccctttacAGTCTTAAAAACTGAGGATCCTAAGgagcttttgtttgtgtgttatATCTATTGATATACCATCAATATCTATTAGTATTAGGAACTGGacccaagaaatttaaaaatacatgtttatcaGTTCATTTAGAATCAGTAATAAACCCCTTACATGTTAACATAAGCAGcattttttatgaagaaaaaaactatttcCCAAAACGTTTTTTTCAGTGAGAATAGTGGCATCTTTagtttgcaaatctctttaatgtctggcttaatagaagacagctggattctgcTTCTGCTGTTCAGTCTGTTGTAATACCAAGTGAGTGAAAAAGACAGACCATGTGAGTATCATtaggaaaatagttttgaccttgaGGGTGCCCTGGAACGGACCATGCTGAGAACTGCTGCTTTAGGGCCTAGCTTTGGTGGTCTGAGAGCAAgcttttctggggttttttggcagctgccttgaccttggtgttgtaatatTCCTGTCTagccaactgagataactggccagcaccCTTTCCTCAACTTCGGAGTCTCTTAGAAGCAGCTTTCTGTTTCGTTCCTTGACCTCTGACCCCCAGCCCACGTGCAGCTCAGGGAACTGGCCAGTGCTGAGAGGTGGAACCGCGCACACGGTGTCCGCCTCATTGACTTCACGTCCCTGTGCTTTAGCATCCTGGCCCCTTGCTTCCTAGCTGTCTTGCGATCCCcaaactccccaccccccagggaggcCACTGAAAGGTCGAGACGGGGATCTGGCCTCCCCTAGAGAAGAGGCGGAGGCCAAAAACGACTCCCCTCAACACATTTCCCTTTTTGCTAGGATCTTGGCTACTGTGGTTGCTCCCCAATGCTTTCACCAACGGGTTAATGTTTTTTTTGGTATTCAGCTTGCGTAGTTCTTGGCAGGAGTGTGAGTCTGATATAAAACCTACTCCCGTCATAGTTGGGAGTGGATGTCAGAACCCAGTTCTTTAACTTGCTTTTTTCTTAACTTGCATAATGGTTTATCTTGGAGATCTGTCTGCATCCATCCATAAAGAGCCTCTTCATTCTTTCTCACATAAACACTTTTACGGATGGGCCATCGCTGGTTGAATCAGATGGTTTCCGTGTGCTGCTGCTTCAAACAGTCTGTAATTATACATGTGTTTGTTACATGTGCACAGATATCTGTAGCTTAGACTCTCGGAAGTGCAACTGCTGAGTCTCATGCGTGTCATTTATCATTTTGAGAGCTGTCACCTCATCACCCTCCACAGCATGCCAATTCATCCTCCTCTCAGCACATCTGAGAAGGGCAAGCCGGTTTTAGCCGAGTGGCCTCGAGGCTATGGCCAGACTTGAGGAGGGGCAAGTCTCCCTCTTTCTCGCTGGCCCCTGCACCAGAAGCCAGGTCACACCTGTGGTCTCTCTCAGGACACATTTGACATCCGGATCCTGATGGCCAAGTCTGTCAAGTATACAGTGAACTTCTTAGAAGCCAAAGAAGGAGATTTGCACAGGTACCCATGTCCTGTCCTCCTGGGCCTGGCTCAAGCCAAGGTCAGGCCACCACTGCTTCCCACCAGCGTTCTGTGGTCccagggcaggtgggtgggggccCCAGGCCCATGCACCTACCATCCCCTTCCTCTCCCGGCAGCCCGTCTGGCTTCCTCAGCAACCACTGCCTTTTGCCTTCCAGGATAGAAATCCCATTCAAATTCCACATGCTGCACTCAGGGCTGGTCCACGGTCTGGCTTTCTGGTTTGACGTTGCTTTCATCGGCTCCATGTGAGTGCAGCAGGGCTGACCCTTCTGCCCCGCTGCCCGCTCCCTGGGCTTCCCTGCAGCTGTCACCCTAGGTCTGGCTGGGGCAGGCATTGCGCTGGGGGCCAGGAGGGTGGGACACAACTCCTCCAGGTTCCATTGGCCCTTCCAAAGGGCAGTGAGAGCTTGTCTTTGAGCACAAGACTgttgtgggaggggtgtgtgtgtctaCCATGTTCTCAGTGACTGTCCCCCATGGGCTCTTGTCTTTATCTGGACATGAATGTGTCAGGGTGAGTAGGAGCCATGGCTGCGGATACctcatgtgcgtgtgtgcacctGGGGGGCCATCCTGTCACAGCTCCAGGGCCCCAGGCAGACCTGCCAGAGGGGGCAGGCGCTTGGGGAAGAGTTCCAGGTGTACAGGGTGGTGGCCCAAATGGTGGCACCAGCCCAGTCAACTGCATGCCTATCCCTGATTGACAGAATGACTGTGTGGCTGTCCACGGCCCCAACGGAGCCCCTGACCCACTGGTACCAGGTCCGGTGCCTGTTCCAGTCACCGCTGTTTGCCAAGGCCGGAGATACGCTCTCAGGGACATGTCTGCTTATTGCCAACAAAAGGTGAGGCCTGCCACCCAGGGCTGGGGGAGACAGGTCCATCTACCCAGCCAGCTTATGCCGCCcgcccctgccccctccacagACAGAGCTACGACATCAGTATTGTGGCCCAGGTCGACCAGACGGGCTCCAAATCCAGtaacctcctggatctgaaaaaCCCCTTCTTCAGGTAGGAGGGGACCTCAGCCCGAGTGGGGGGTGACCATGGCCTCGCAGCCCCCGCGGCCCTGCCCACGGGTCCGTCTCTGCCGCAGATACACAGGCACAACACCCTCACCGCCCCCCGGCTCCCACTACACGTCTCCCTCTGAGAACATGTGGAACACGGGCAGCACCTACAACCTCAGCAGTGGGATGGCCGTGGCTGGTGAGTCACCTGCCTGCAACACCCTGGcaaccccccacccctggggCCTGCCTCTGGCATGCCCCCACTGGCCACTGCCCCCAGCCTGACGCCTCCCTTTCCGGGCTCAGGGATGCCGACGGCCTATGACCTGAGCAGTGTTATCGCCAGCGGCTCCAGTGTGGGCCACAACAACCTGATTCCTCTAGGTGAGTGTCCCCCggggtatgggggtgggggggcagcgCCCGGACCGCCCTGGGGCTTGGAGAGGCTGGTGGTCGGCCCCACAGGCCTGTGCTTGAGCCTTTCACCTCTTCTGCTTCCTGGGGCTCTCAGCCAAGGCCCCCGTTCCTCTCCGCCTCGCTGCGCCCGCGCTCTCTACCCATGTGAAAGCACGAGTGGGTGGGCAGGCGGGGGGCGGTGACGCcgtctcccttccttcctgcctgcctccctgtcactgcacagccaaCACGGGGATTGTCAATCACACCCACTCCCGGATGGGCTCCATAATGAGCACAGGGATTGTCCAAGGTAACGCGGGTGGAGGCTGGGGTCCTGCGGGTGGGGGCCGGGCCAGCTTGTATCACTCTGGGCCACCCACCTGCCCTGTCGCCTGCACTCTGTCTCTGATTCTACCAGGggctgggtgggctgggggcaACGCTAGCCCCTCAGTGCCCACGCCCTGCCCCACAGGCTCCTCCGGCACCCAGGGCAGCGGTGGTGGCAGCTCAAGTGCCCACTATGCAGTCAACAGCCAGTTCACCATGGGTGGCCCCGCCATCTCGATGGCCTCGCCCATGTCCATCCCGACCAACACCATGCACTACGGGAGCTAGGCGCATCGGGCCCTGACAGACTGACAGCACCAGGAAACCAAATGAAGCCCCTGCCACCCCACCTCTGCCCGGGCGGCTTTCCCCCTTGTACTGGACAAGCCCGAACACCCGGTCACAGCCCTCTTTGCTATGGGAACTTGAACA includes:
- the CARM1 gene encoding histone-arginine methyltransferase CARM1 isoform X1 yields the protein MAAAAAAVVGPGAGGAGVAGPGGAGPCAAVSVFPGARLLTIGDANGEIQRHAEQQALRLEVRAGPDAAGIALYSHEDVCVFKCSVSRETECSRVGKQSFIITLGCNSVLIQFATPNDFCSFYNILKTCRGHTLERSVFSERTEESSAVQYFQFYGYLSQQQNMMQDYVRTGTYQRAILQNHTDFKDKIVLDVGCGSGILSFFAAQAGARKIYAVEASTMAQHAEVLVKSNNLTDRIVVIPGKVEEVSLPEQVDIIISEPMGYMLFNERMLESYLHAKKYLKPSGNMFPTIGDVHLAPFTDEQLYMEQFTKANFWYQPSFHGVDLSALRGAAVDEYFRQPVVDTFDIRILMAKSVKYTVNFLEAKEGDLHRIEIPFKFHMLHSGLVHGLAFWFDVAFIGSIMTVWLSTAPTEPLTHWYQVRCLFQSPLFAKAGDTLSGTCLLIANKRQSYDISIVAQVDQTGSKSSNLLDLKNPFFRYTGTTPSPPPGSHYTSPSENMWNTGSTYNLSSGMAVAGMPTAYDLSSVIASGSSVGHNNLIPLANTGIVNHTHSRMGSIMSTGIVQGNAGGGWGPAGGGRASLYHSGPPTCPVACTLSLILPGAGWAGGNASPSVPTPCPTGSSGTQGSGGGSSSAHYAVNSQFTMGGPAISMASPMSIPTNTMHYGS
- the CARM1 gene encoding histone-arginine methyltransferase CARM1 isoform X3, yielding MAAAAAAVVGPGAGGAGVAGPGGAGPCAAVSVFPGARLLTIGDANGEIQRHAEQQALRLEVRAGPDAAGIALYSHEDVCVFKCSVSRETECSRVGKQSFIITLGCNSVLIQFATPNDFCSFYNILKTCRGHTLERSVFSERTEESSAVQYFQFYGYLSQQQNMMQDYVRTGTYQRAILQNHTDFKDKIVLDVGCGSGILSFFAAQAGARKIYAVEASTMAQHAEVLVKSNNLTDRIVVIPGKVEEVSLPEQVDIIISEPMGYMLFNERMLESYLHAKKYLKPSGNMFPTIGDVHLAPFTDEQLYMEQFTKANFWYQPSFHGVDLSALRGAAVDEYFRQPVVDTFDIRILMAKSVKYTVNFLEAKEGDLHRIEIPFKFHMLHSGLVHGLAFWFDVAFIGSIMTVWLSTAPTEPLTHWYQVRCLFQSPLFAKAGDTLSGTCLLIANKRQSYDISIVAQVDQTGSKSSNLLDLKNPFFRYTGTTPSPPPGSHYTSPSENMWNTGSTYNLSSGMAVAGMPTAYDLSSVIASGSSVGHNNLIPLGSSGTQGSGGGSSSAHYAVNSQFTMGGPAISMASPMSIPTNTMHYGS
- the CARM1 gene encoding histone-arginine methyltransferase CARM1 isoform X2, producing the protein MAAAAAAVVGPGAGGAGVAGPGGAGPCAAVSVFPGARLLTIGDANGEIQRHAEQQALRLEVRAGPDAAGIALYSHEDVCVFKCSVSRETECSRVGKQSFIITLGCNSVLIQFATPNDFCSFYNILKTCRGHTLERSVFSERTEESSAVQYFQFYGYLSQQQNMMQDYVRTGTYQRAILQNHTDFKDKIVLDVGCGSGILSFFAAQAGARKIYAVEASTMAQHAEVLVKSNNLTDRIVVIPGKVEEVSLPEQVDIIISEPMGYMLFNERMLESYLHAKKYLKPSGNMFPTIGDVHLAPFTDEQLYMEQFTKANFWYQPSFHGVDLSALRGAAVDEYFRQPVVDTFDIRILMAKSVKYTVNFLEAKEGDLHRIEIPFKFHMLHSGLVHGLAFWFDVAFIGSIMTVWLSTAPTEPLTHWYQVRCLFQSPLFAKAGDTLSGTCLLIANKRQSYDISIVAQVDQTGSKSSNLLDLKNPFFRYTGTTPSPPPGSHYTSPSENMWNTGSTYNLSSGMAVAGMPTAYDLSSVIASGSSVGHNNLIPLANTGIVNHTHSRMGSIMSTGIVQGSSGTQGSGGGSSSAHYAVNSQFTMGGPAISMASPMSIPTNTMHYGS